Proteins from a genomic interval of Leifsonia shinshuensis:
- a CDS encoding diacylglycerol/lipid kinase family protein, which translates to MSRAAIVVNPVKTDPDRLRKALAAAEQRHGWEETLWLETTAEDPGTGQTRQALEQGVDIVIAAGGDGTVRTVAEELRGSDTPLALLPSGTGNLLARNLSLTLDDVEHALDTAFDGADRAIDVGVAELRDGRDGTERRAFLVMAGLGIDAKMIAATDDDLKAKAGWVAYVHAIGKVLRDKNELRLRYQLDGGRTHTLHAHTVMIGNCGSLQADILLLPDAAVDDGILDIVVLRPEDVLGWLRIAVKIFWENGVLRRTSVGRRLMRDDHEVHAMNYLKGTEIVLTSNRPEQVELDGDLFGEVSSMRVRVDPGALRVRVPRE; encoded by the coding sequence ATGAGCAGGGCCGCGATCGTGGTCAACCCGGTGAAGACCGACCCGGACCGGCTGCGGAAGGCCCTCGCGGCCGCCGAGCAGCGGCACGGCTGGGAGGAGACCCTCTGGCTGGAGACCACGGCGGAGGACCCGGGGACCGGCCAGACCCGCCAGGCGCTCGAGCAGGGCGTCGACATCGTCATCGCCGCGGGCGGCGACGGCACCGTGCGCACGGTGGCCGAGGAGCTGCGCGGCTCCGACACCCCGCTCGCCCTGCTGCCCTCCGGCACCGGCAACCTGCTCGCGCGCAACCTGTCGCTGACCCTGGACGACGTCGAGCACGCGCTCGACACCGCGTTCGACGGCGCGGACCGGGCGATCGACGTCGGCGTGGCTGAGCTGCGCGACGGCCGGGACGGCACCGAGCGCCGCGCCTTCCTGGTCATGGCGGGCCTCGGGATCGACGCCAAGATGATCGCGGCGACGGACGACGACCTGAAGGCCAAGGCCGGCTGGGTCGCCTACGTGCACGCGATCGGCAAAGTGCTGCGCGACAAGAACGAGCTGCGGCTGCGCTACCAGCTCGACGGCGGCCGGACGCACACCCTGCACGCGCACACCGTCATGATCGGCAACTGCGGTTCGCTGCAGGCCGACATCCTGCTGCTGCCGGACGCGGCGGTGGACGACGGGATCCTCGACATCGTGGTGCTGCGCCCCGAGGACGTGCTGGGCTGGCTGAGGATCGCCGTCAAGATCTTCTGGGAGAACGGCGTCCTCCGCCGCACCAGCGTGGGCCGCCGCCTGATGCGCGACGACCACGAAGTGCACGCGATGAACTACCTCAAAGGCACGGAGATCGTCCTGACCTCCAACCGTCCGGAGCAGGTCGAGCTCGACGGCGACCTCTTCGGGGAGGTGAGCTCGATGCGCGTCCGGGTCGACCCCGGCGCGCTGCGGGTGCGGGTGCCGCGCGAGTGA
- a CDS encoding WxL protein peptidoglycan domain-containing protein, which translates to MPEIHPIPRRAPRVRRPLLAGVLAGVLGLALLAQPALAAVHADGAAAGTDGISGGPDDDRTHLSYQMAPGQRLDDVYVVRNTGTTQQDVTLFATDAFNTDDGQYALLDTKIKPTAVGTWVLFNGADTAEHLSLAPGETKQVPFTVTTPANAGPGDHAGGIVISSQKGSGRILVDRRVATRLYVRVPGKLQPQLTVSSMHAVYNPTLNPFAGSTTISFTVTNNGNVALSGHLVAGADAVFGIPVGQLRKDVPEMLPGSTRSITIDVPGVPQVGYLNAHVDLQPYVEKDAMNPGPLHAVSRATPIAAIPWWILVLLLLIGGYVVFRRYRRRSDAKRAAAWIEYTEAEAKRKAESGTTADDAADATEDATSVAAQPAGTDATRANERA; encoded by the coding sequence GTGCCCGAAATCCACCCGATCCCCCGCCGGGCGCCGCGAGTCCGGCGCCCCCTCCTCGCGGGCGTCCTGGCCGGTGTGCTCGGCCTCGCGCTGCTCGCCCAGCCCGCCCTCGCCGCCGTCCACGCCGACGGCGCGGCCGCCGGCACCGACGGCATCTCCGGCGGCCCCGACGACGACCGCACGCACCTCAGCTACCAGATGGCCCCGGGTCAGCGGCTGGACGACGTGTACGTCGTCCGCAACACCGGAACGACGCAGCAGGACGTGACCCTGTTCGCGACCGACGCCTTCAACACCGACGACGGCCAGTACGCGCTGCTCGACACGAAGATCAAGCCGACCGCGGTCGGCACCTGGGTGCTCTTCAACGGCGCCGACACCGCCGAGCACCTGTCGCTCGCCCCCGGCGAGACCAAGCAGGTGCCGTTCACCGTGACGACCCCGGCCAACGCGGGCCCCGGTGACCACGCGGGCGGCATCGTCATCTCCAGCCAGAAGGGCTCCGGCCGCATCCTCGTCGACCGCCGGGTCGCGACGCGCCTGTACGTGCGCGTCCCGGGCAAGCTGCAGCCCCAGCTCACGGTCTCCAGCATGCACGCGGTGTACAACCCCACGCTCAACCCATTCGCCGGGTCGACCACGATCAGCTTCACCGTGACCAACAACGGCAACGTCGCCCTGAGCGGCCACCTGGTCGCCGGCGCGGACGCCGTGTTCGGCATCCCGGTCGGCCAGCTGCGCAAGGACGTCCCGGAGATGCTGCCGGGCAGCACGCGCTCCATCACGATCGACGTGCCCGGCGTGCCGCAGGTCGGCTACCTGAACGCGCACGTGGACCTCCAGCCGTACGTCGAGAAGGACGCGATGAACCCGGGACCGCTGCACGCCGTCTCGCGCGCGACGCCGATCGCCGCGATCCCCTGGTGGATCCTCGTGCTCCTGCTGCTCATCGGCGGGTACGTCGTGTTCCGCCGCTACCGCCGCCGCAGCGACGCCAAGCGCGCGGCCGCGTGGATCGAGTACACCGAGGCCGAGGCGAAGCGCAAGGCGGAGTCGGGCACGACGGCCGACGACGCCGCCGACGCGACCGAGGACGCGACGTCCGTCGCCGCGCAGCCGGCCGGGACCGACGCGACGAGGGCGAATGAGCGCGCGTAA
- a CDS encoding phosphate ABC transporter ATP-binding protein: protein MPTMVLDRQPSALATLDARAISAWFGDHQVLDRVSLNMPAGAVTALIGPSGCGKSTFLRILNRMHELIPSASLAGEVLLDGADIYDPKRRLVDARKSIGMVFQKPNPFPAMSIYDNVVSGLKLTGTRATRDEKDELVETCLAKAGLWKEVRDRLRAPGGGLSGGQQQRLCIARSLAVRPRVLLMDEPCSALDPTSTRVIEETMLELVQDITIVIVTHNMQQAQRVSTQCAFFLASHGKPGAIVEHGDTDAMFSDPLDSRTFDYVNGRFG, encoded by the coding sequence ATGCCCACCATGGTGCTCGACCGGCAGCCGTCCGCGCTCGCGACCCTCGACGCCCGCGCCATCTCCGCCTGGTTCGGCGACCACCAGGTCCTCGACCGGGTGAGCCTGAACATGCCTGCCGGCGCCGTCACGGCCCTCATCGGCCCGTCCGGGTGCGGCAAGTCGACGTTCCTGCGGATCCTCAACCGCATGCACGAGCTCATCCCGTCGGCCAGCCTGGCCGGCGAGGTGCTGCTCGACGGCGCCGACATCTACGACCCGAAGCGCCGGCTCGTCGACGCGCGCAAGAGCATCGGGATGGTCTTCCAGAAGCCGAACCCGTTCCCGGCCATGTCGATCTACGACAACGTGGTCTCCGGGCTCAAGCTCACCGGCACGCGCGCCACGCGCGACGAGAAGGACGAGCTCGTGGAGACCTGCCTCGCCAAGGCCGGGCTGTGGAAGGAGGTGCGCGACCGGCTCCGCGCGCCGGGCGGCGGCCTCTCCGGCGGCCAGCAGCAGCGCCTCTGCATCGCCCGCTCGCTCGCCGTGCGGCCGCGCGTGCTGCTGATGGACGAGCCCTGCTCGGCGCTGGACCCGACCTCCACCCGCGTGATCGAGGAGACCATGCTGGAGTTGGTGCAGGACATCACGATCGTGATCGTCACGCACAACATGCAGCAGGCCCAGCGCGTCTCCACCCAGTGCGCCTTCTTCCTCGCCTCGCACGGCAAGCCCGGCGCGATCGTGGAGCACGGCGACACCGACGCGATGTTCTCCGACCCGCTCGACAGCCGGACCTTCGACTACGTCAACGGCCGCTTCGGCTGA
- a CDS encoding GNAT family N-acetyltransferase, whose product MHALDDPAWNALTGPHAAFAVGDDRARRYPADMSPFASVADHGSDTDWSRLASLVAPGETLGVFADAAPEGWEAVAGYDCYQYVFEGAALPAAPVLGDDARLVPLGEADVADALDLVERTRPGPFFPRTIDFGGYHGVRVGDRLAAMAGQRMRPDGWCEVSAVCSDPEWRGRGFAVQVMLAVMRGILDRGERPFLHVETVNERAIAVYERLGFTRRKQLSILVCRVASHTRAESRETLLHSHDS is encoded by the coding sequence GTGCACGCGCTCGACGACCCCGCCTGGAACGCCCTCACCGGCCCGCACGCCGCCTTCGCGGTCGGCGACGACCGGGCCCGCCGCTACCCTGCGGACATGTCGCCGTTCGCGTCCGTCGCGGACCACGGCAGCGACACCGACTGGAGTCGGCTGGCGTCACTCGTCGCCCCGGGTGAGACGCTGGGCGTGTTCGCCGACGCGGCGCCGGAGGGCTGGGAGGCCGTCGCCGGCTACGACTGCTACCAGTACGTGTTCGAGGGCGCCGCCCTCCCGGCCGCGCCCGTGCTCGGCGACGACGCACGCCTGGTCCCGTTGGGGGAGGCCGATGTGGCCGACGCGCTCGACCTGGTCGAGCGCACCCGGCCGGGCCCGTTCTTCCCGCGCACGATCGACTTCGGCGGCTACCACGGCGTGCGCGTCGGCGACCGCCTCGCCGCCATGGCAGGCCAGCGGATGCGCCCCGACGGCTGGTGCGAGGTCAGCGCGGTCTGCTCCGACCCGGAGTGGCGGGGCCGTGGCTTCGCGGTCCAGGTGATGCTGGCGGTCATGCGCGGCATCCTCGACCGCGGCGAGAGGCCGTTCCTCCACGTCGAGACGGTGAACGAGCGGGCGATCGCGGTCTACGAGCGGCTTGGGTTCACCCGGCGGAAGCAGCTGAGCATCCTGGTCTGCCGCGTCGCGTCGCACACGCGCGCCGAATCGCGCGAAACGCTCCTGCATTCGCACGATTCGTGA
- a CDS encoding sortase, translating to MSTTIDGGSPAGTVTEKLPVRPRRPSGPVRGPRPPRRRPAGATPPPRPPKPPRRPPAPPRPPLVLSPREQLVRGIVALLAVALLGVAANVLVLSHIHHLVGQQIALNEFRQELSDATAPVGEGDVNGVILADGSPVARLTIPSIGVDEVVLEGSSSGVTMNGPGHRRDTVLPGQAGQSVVLGRAAAYGGPFSRIQELLPGATITAITGQGKSTYTVIGVRYAGDPTLPALQGSQGRLTLVTARGVPYVPAGVVRVDAQLVSTPKPAGARATAPLSLPLADRELAGDPSTVWLLVFALQAIVVAEILAVRSLSRFGLRKTWIVFAPVLLAGGVIAADQISRLLPNLL from the coding sequence GTGAGCACGACGATCGACGGCGGGTCGCCGGCCGGGACGGTGACCGAGAAGCTGCCCGTGCGCCCGCGGCGCCCCTCCGGCCCGGTCCGCGGACCGCGGCCGCCGCGCCGGCGCCCGGCAGGGGCGACTCCGCCGCCGCGCCCGCCGAAGCCGCCGCGCCGGCCGCCGGCGCCGCCGCGCCCGCCCCTGGTGCTGTCGCCGCGCGAGCAGCTCGTCCGCGGCATCGTCGCGCTGCTGGCGGTGGCGCTCCTCGGCGTCGCGGCGAACGTCCTGGTGCTCAGCCACATCCACCACCTGGTCGGCCAGCAGATCGCGCTCAACGAGTTCCGGCAGGAGCTCTCCGACGCGACGGCCCCGGTCGGCGAGGGCGACGTGAACGGCGTCATCCTGGCCGACGGCTCGCCCGTCGCGCGGCTGACCATCCCGTCGATCGGCGTCGACGAGGTCGTGCTGGAGGGATCGTCGTCCGGCGTGACCATGAACGGTCCGGGGCACCGCAGGGACACCGTCCTCCCGGGCCAGGCCGGCCAGAGCGTGGTGCTCGGCCGCGCCGCCGCCTACGGCGGCCCGTTCTCCCGCATCCAGGAGCTGCTGCCCGGCGCCACCATCACCGCGATCACCGGCCAGGGCAAGAGCACCTACACGGTGATCGGCGTGCGGTACGCCGGCGACCCGACCCTCCCCGCCCTGCAGGGCTCGCAGGGCCGGCTGACCCTGGTGACCGCGCGCGGGGTGCCGTACGTGCCGGCGGGTGTCGTCCGGGTGGACGCGCAGCTCGTCAGCACGCCGAAGCCGGCCGGCGCGCGGGCCACCGCCCCGCTCAGCCTGCCGCTGGCCGACCGGGAGCTCGCCGGCGACCCGTCCACGGTGTGGCTGCTGGTCTTCGCCCTGCAGGCCATCGTCGTCGCGGAGATCCTCGCGGTCCGGTCGCTCAGCCGGTTCGGGCTGAGGAAGACGTGGATCGTCTTCGCGCCCGTCCTGCTCGCCGGCGGCGTCATCGCCGCCGACCAGATCTCCCGTCTCCTCCCCAATCTCCTCTGA